The Naumovozyma castellii chromosome 2, complete genome sequence CAACAAGTTGACTACAAGTTGGAATCTTTCCAATCTGTTTACAGCAAGTTGACTGGTAAGCAAATTGTTTTCGAACTACCAACTGAAACTCATtaaacattgaaaatataaattaATTGGCATTCTTTCTGTCTTTGTTCTATATCTACTCatataaaattaattaatatttcttcaacaatcaaataaatctaaaagaatgaataataaaaaatataaggaactcatatttttcaactaCTGAAAGTTCAGTCATTATCTATATTTCCACTTCTTACGTACATAGTTTaatcattatttatcaGATGTTAGGATGCTCTCTTACCGTTTATTTGCCCTGTTTACAAAATTCAAGTATCGTTCACTTTTCTTAAATTGACGATCTTCCTTACCACCTGGAATTGACTCGGTGGGTTCATCTATTCGAGGGTCTCTCTTTACATCCAGTTTAGTAATTggaatatcaaaatatcGAAAGCTACCTatggtattattattcgtGAGTTCTGCTACTTTAGCATTATCAATTCCTTTTTTGAGCGGCTTCTCAGTGTGTTTGATgctttcttgaaatttaatCGTGGGATTAAGGGATCCAATTGAGAAGCTACCACTATTTAATATAAAATACTTGAAAAGGAAAGCGACACCACCAACTATGAGGCAATATTTTATAAAGATTGCCAGCTTGAAAAGAAACTCTCCTattaaagttttcaaaataggtaacaataatgaagttAAGATAGTGAGTATACTTCCCAATATAAGTGAAGGAATATGAATAGTAAGATCTGCAGAGGTTGATCCCATGAGGAATTCTATCATAACTTGAGGAACAGTTTTTTTTTGGGGAGTTTGCATTGCGTATAGAAGAACTTCCAGTATGATCtaattaatattcaaaaacttgTAACTTCGGCGCTTGTCTTTCAGCGCGGTTAATTTCATACAAAATATGTGCATAAATTATATAACAAATCTCGTTAGATATTTTCTTACTGAGACTGTTACTGTTACTTCTCCTGAAGGTGTATACTAGGTGTATACCTTCAGGAGAAGTAACAACCGTTTTGGAACACAATAAAGACacttttattaattataaTCTCTTACTTATTCTAAGCGCACTATCTAATATGTAACTTTATATACAAGACCATTTAATTATCTTCTCCTCTGTCTCATTCGGGCAATAGGTCTCAAGGTTGGTTGCGCTGGTTGTCCCATTTGAGGTGGAGCCTGTGAAGTCCCCGAAAAGATTGCGCTTGGGTTAGCGTTTCCTACGTTACCAAAATTCATATTTACAGTTGAAGAAGGATGAAACTGCATTTGCTGTGGCGCCATTGCAGCTTGTGGGACTGCAGGTTGCTGCCGATTTGGAAACGTATTTTGCCCACCATTGAACATACCATTTCCCATCAAATTATTGTTTgtatttgaattgaaaacaGATGATGAGGAGAAGTTTGATGCCGTTCCTCCTTGGGGACCTTTGTTCCCAAAGTTGA is a genomic window containing:
- the NCAS0B06790 gene encoding uncharacterized protein (ancestral locus Anc_2.187), translated to MQTPQKKTVPQVMIEFLMGSTSADLTIHIPSLILGSILTILTSLLLPILKTLIGEFLFKLAIFIKYCLIVGGVAFLFKYFILNSGSFSIGSLNPTIKFQESIKHTEKPLKKGIDNAKVAELTNNNTIGSFRYFDIPITKLDVKRDPRIDEPTESIPGGKEDRQFKKSERYLNFVNRANKR